A DNA window from Sebaldella sp. S0638 contains the following coding sequences:
- a CDS encoding cell wall metabolism sensor histidine kinase WalK codes for MLTKLRNRFFLLMTGFSVIFLITAFTAVYAVSYFKTSSEINEKLNFTEVLEINTDKEVSLGGEKTTALVVSRVFPNLGVYFNLIVDKNGKILVIDSALEFPADVYEKVGFDAWTHNNRQTIKFADRLWKYKITPSVTQIIIDNGSSSDHTDTDETYQIRFLDVTESMESLNTLRNTLLLTGSALLLAFFFMSLYFSNRAVKPMQAVWDNQQRFLGDVSHELKTPLSIITANIGVLYANKEETVESQIKWLDYILNGTKRMSELVQNMLTLSKIETENTFSIKTPVNISSTLAETVNSFEAAANTKNINIEENISGNISATAYPGLIEQVIYILLDNAVRYTPSGGIISIILHKEKSAAVLTVQNNGAGIPKEDLPKIFDRFFRSDISRTNSGDSFGLGLPIAKSAVDKLGGKIEAESTENEKTTFTVKIPL; via the coding sequence TTGCTCACAAAACTTAGAAACAGATTTTTCCTGCTAATGACAGGTTTTTCGGTAATATTTCTTATCACAGCATTTACAGCTGTTTATGCTGTATCTTATTTCAAAACTTCATCTGAAATCAATGAAAAGCTTAATTTTACCGAAGTATTGGAGATTAATACTGATAAAGAAGTATCTCTCGGCGGCGAAAAAACCACTGCTCTGGTGGTCAGCAGAGTCTTCCCCAATCTGGGAGTTTATTTTAATCTGATTGTAGATAAAAATGGGAAAATACTGGTAATTGATTCTGCACTGGAATTCCCCGCCGATGTTTATGAAAAAGTGGGATTTGATGCATGGACACATAATAACAGACAAACAATAAAATTCGCAGACAGATTATGGAAATATAAAATAACACCTTCTGTAACTCAGATAATAATAGATAACGGCAGTTCCTCAGATCATACCGATACTGATGAAACTTATCAGATTCGCTTTTTGGATGTGACCGAATCTATGGAAAGCCTGAATACTCTCAGAAATACATTGTTATTAACTGGTTCTGCTCTGCTCTTAGCTTTTTTCTTTATGAGCCTGTACTTTTCCAATCGTGCAGTAAAACCAATGCAGGCTGTATGGGATAATCAGCAACGCTTTCTTGGTGATGTTTCTCATGAGCTGAAAACACCTTTAAGTATTATTACGGCAAATATCGGAGTATTGTATGCAAACAAAGAAGAAACTGTGGAAAGTCAGATCAAATGGCTTGACTATATCCTAAACGGAACAAAGCGAATGTCAGAATTAGTTCAGAACATGCTGACTCTCTCCAAAATAGAAACTGAAAATACATTTTCAATTAAGACTCCGGTTAACATAAGCAGCACTCTGGCTGAAACCGTTAATTCTTTTGAAGCTGCGGCAAATACCAAAAATATTAATATAGAAGAAAATATAAGCGGAAATATTTCAGCGACCGCTTATCCAGGCTTAATAGAACAGGTAATTTATATTCTGCTCGATAATGCAGTACGCTATACCCCGTCAGGAGGAATTATCAGCATTATACTGCACAAAGAAAAGTCCGCTGCTGTACTGACAGTTCAAAACAACGGAGCCGGAATTCCAAAAGAGGATCTGCCCAAAATATTTGACAGATTTTTTCGTTCAGATATTTCGAGAACTAACAGCGGCGACAGTTTTGGACTCGGTCTGCCTATAGCAAAATCAGCAGTTGATAAACTAGGCGGTAAAATTGAAGCAGAAAGTACAGAAAATGAAAAAACAACTTTCACTGTTAAGATTCCACTCTAA
- a CDS encoding aspartyl protease family protein, with protein MKKNILLRQIMSGFIFCIFITGITASSEIHASAVPLQVQQSENSGNIVSLNNPQILSPLEKIPTRQSIMTEIEELKTKLNKNPKDTDTQLAYARKLFQLGNFPESKKILDPVLKKEKFSDEALYLSAQIEYVTGNYKEAEKLYDKLNESSSKDYETKAQTGLLYIYYQTNQFDKAKNLTADLEKNMDEPLKEMMKGFQNNKPYKISWNGNSEIKIPFIANEPLPVVEMQINGKKINAIIDTGASDFYIDEETAAALNIHTLSVNTGKYAGGIEVETKFGMADSLSLNGVRIENIPVVIASINQFSALYDNIEISGIISTGILKQFLATMDYPDSRLILRPKNAQGKSLLQQYLAKQNKVYEIPFTLSAAHFMTAKGSINGKDSLNFFMDSGLADEKSGLILLEQTMAYTGIPMPKTTKGSSADGSGGLGGNDFEVGEFIVNKFRLGKLPAEYNVWSLYGILESSFNYEEPNGFIMDGLISHNFLKKYSWTINFDTMKMIFTQ; from the coding sequence ATGAAAAAAAATATTTTATTAAGACAAATTATGTCTGGTTTCATTTTCTGTATTTTTATTACAGGAATAACAGCCAGCAGTGAGATTCACGCTTCAGCTGTACCGCTTCAGGTTCAGCAGTCTGAAAATTCCGGGAACATCGTAAGTTTAAATAACCCGCAAATACTAAGTCCGCTGGAAAAAATACCAACCCGCCAAAGTATCATGACTGAGATTGAAGAACTTAAAACAAAACTAAATAAAAATCCTAAAGATACTGATACACAGCTGGCATATGCCAGAAAACTATTTCAGCTTGGAAATTTTCCTGAATCCAAAAAAATTCTTGATCCGGTTTTGAAAAAAGAAAAATTTTCAGACGAAGCACTTTATCTTTCAGCTCAAATTGAGTATGTTACAGGAAATTATAAAGAAGCAGAAAAACTATATGACAAATTAAATGAAAGCAGTTCAAAAGACTATGAAACAAAGGCGCAAACAGGACTTTTATATATCTACTACCAGACAAACCAATTTGATAAAGCCAAAAATCTTACAGCTGATCTGGAAAAAAACATGGATGAACCTTTAAAGGAAATGATGAAAGGATTTCAGAATAATAAGCCGTATAAAATCAGCTGGAACGGAAATTCTGAAATAAAAATTCCGTTTATTGCTAATGAACCGTTACCTGTAGTCGAAATGCAAATTAACGGAAAGAAAATCAATGCAATTATTGATACTGGTGCATCTGATTTTTACATTGACGAAGAAACTGCCGCTGCATTGAATATTCACACACTATCCGTTAATACAGGAAAATATGCCGGCGGAATAGAAGTAGAGACTAAATTTGGAATGGCTGATTCTTTATCACTTAACGGAGTCAGAATAGAAAATATTCCTGTGGTGATAGCATCTATTAACCAGTTCTCAGCTTTGTACGATAATATAGAAATCAGCGGAATTATTTCCACAGGAATACTCAAACAGTTTTTAGCAACAATGGACTATCCTGACAGCCGGCTTATTTTAAGACCTAAAAATGCACAGGGTAAATCTCTGCTGCAGCAATATCTGGCAAAGCAAAATAAAGTATATGAAATTCCTTTCACCCTTTCCGCTGCTCATTTTATGACAGCTAAAGGCAGTATTAACGGAAAAGATTCTCTAAACTTTTTTATGGATTCTGGTCTTGCTGATGAAAAATCCGGACTTATATTACTGGAGCAAACAATGGCTTACACAGGTATTCCCATGCCCAAAACAACAAAAGGATCGTCTGCTGACGGCAGCGGAGGATTAGGTGGAAATGATTTTGAGGTAGGTGAGTTTATCGTTAATAAATTCAGGCTTGGGAAACTGCCTGCTGAGTATAATGTATGGTCTTTATATGGTATTTTGGAATCATCATTTAATTATGAAGAACCCAATGGCTTTATCATGGACGGACTTATCAGCCATAACTTTTTGAAAAAATACAGCTGGACAATAAATTTTGATACTATGAAAATGATTTTCACACAGTAA
- a CDS encoding NUDIX domain-containing protein has product MKLATLCYIKKDGKTLMLHRTKKENDMHEGKWVGVGGKIEKGESPEECAVREVFEETGLKAEELKLRGLLTFPDFNSSEDWYGYLYVVEKFSGELIESPEGDLKWIEDSKLFDLDMWEGDELFMRWMLEDRMFSAKFIYDENERMKDYSVTFYE; this is encoded by the coding sequence TTGAAATTAGCAACACTCTGTTATATAAAAAAAGACGGGAAAACATTAATGCTTCACAGAACCAAAAAAGAAAATGACATGCATGAAGGAAAATGGGTAGGGGTAGGCGGAAAGATAGAAAAAGGGGAGTCGCCGGAAGAGTGCGCAGTAAGAGAAGTTTTTGAGGAAACAGGACTGAAGGCAGAAGAACTGAAATTAAGAGGGCTTCTTACATTTCCTGATTTTAACAGCAGTGAAGACTGGTACGGCTATCTTTATGTTGTAGAAAAGTTTTCCGGCGAGCTTATAGAATCTCCCGAGGGAGACCTGAAATGGATAGAGGACAGCAAACTTTTTGATCTGGATATGTGGGAGGGCGACGAGCTTTTCATGAGATGGATGCTTGAGGACAGAATGTTTTCTGCTAAATTTATATATGATGAAAATGAAAGAATGAAGGACTACAGCGTGACTTTTTATGAATAG
- a CDS encoding PD-(D/E)XK nuclease family protein, which produces MKISNIGYFGDFSEYMNKKNTVFVFSSPSDKAEFEKLYENEDITRENLFIFIGELREKLFYTDKVMLKEEKEQILFYEILDERERDFFKIENYFDSIDIASSFLNFYKELKEWGIKKLALKSENKRKVYEILEEMKVKYEKKLSELDYTNKLFLESPENFSTLFLKGYNDIVFVNHFNFTVFEKETAKSLEKEFSVEIVNQIDEEDYDNAELKIKKARMVFDKDKEISLYKSDNEILNVFDILERNKDMENLNLLVPDLENEIYFNLLSQSKANVKSRIYLKNTRFYTFFKYILDLLESKESHTEDFNINLKKFRNAISNKVFAAYYKIDVYFTETVDKIIQYDYIYITRNLVKHLNVSDIFKGKISAIFSDLENIFNTDNFLEVLEVMEKFNKSMLLDNRYTDDLDKYYEALNEIEAIEKLKIHRDWDSYFKPNGANFLKIILKYFDFKEVTLNIKEDSQEIMLDDFKSFRNEEKEKIVLFNIHEKNLYDINENLFFLGERERELNGLPSTEELKKFEKFRIFRFLNSAKLIDIYSLEIQDQNIFVSSLAEEIRIENNLKFNEIMFNESNIADILKEMFDEKRIEYKGNRDDTLYKSGPDRELKIGAYDFRDLKECHYRFYLKKMIGLKEFIEPQEKITSKSLGILIHEVFERISVAQKDKIIDTMKFDVNSTEVEKTIKDVIKSESEKISKKYGNYYEEIIFPIVTESVTEFFRSLERKIKDKIIVFEPEFKKERQITDNVKIVGKLDLLIETEKEHFIIDFKSGKGKLGQLYFYSNLIYENESAEKIIYDVLNMDVIDKDDGKDFLTMSDMKDVIDDFEKSDKYRRTDDPKNCRFCEYREICRMRYDNTK; this is translated from the coding sequence ATGAAAATAAGCAATATAGGATATTTTGGAGATTTTTCAGAATATATGAATAAAAAAAATACAGTATTTGTTTTTTCCAGTCCTTCGGATAAAGCTGAGTTTGAGAAGTTATATGAAAATGAAGATATTACACGTGAAAACCTTTTTATATTTATAGGGGAACTTAGGGAAAAGCTGTTTTATACAGATAAAGTAATGCTTAAAGAGGAGAAGGAACAGATATTATTTTATGAAATACTTGATGAGAGAGAAAGAGACTTTTTTAAGATAGAAAATTATTTTGATTCTATTGATATAGCCTCTTCATTTTTGAATTTCTATAAAGAATTAAAGGAATGGGGAATAAAAAAACTTGCTCTTAAAAGTGAAAATAAAAGAAAAGTCTACGAAATTCTTGAGGAAATGAAAGTGAAATATGAAAAAAAACTTTCAGAATTAGATTACACTAATAAACTTTTCCTTGAAAGTCCTGAAAATTTTAGTACCTTATTTTTAAAAGGATATAATGATATAGTTTTTGTTAATCACTTTAATTTCACTGTTTTTGAGAAAGAGACAGCCAAAAGTCTGGAAAAGGAATTTTCCGTAGAAATAGTAAATCAGATTGATGAAGAAGATTATGATAACGCTGAGTTAAAAATAAAAAAAGCTAGAATGGTTTTTGATAAAGATAAGGAAATATCACTTTATAAAAGTGATAATGAGATACTTAACGTTTTTGATATTCTTGAAAGAAATAAAGATATGGAAAATCTGAATCTGCTTGTTCCTGATCTGGAAAATGAGATTTATTTTAATCTGCTGTCTCAGAGTAAGGCAAATGTAAAGAGCAGAATTTATCTGAAAAACACGAGATTCTATACTTTTTTTAAATATATTCTCGACCTTTTGGAAAGTAAGGAATCACATACAGAGGATTTTAACATAAATCTCAAGAAATTCAGAAATGCAATATCAAACAAAGTTTTTGCGGCTTATTATAAAATAGATGTTTATTTTACCGAGACTGTAGATAAAATAATACAGTATGACTATATTTACATTACCAGAAATCTTGTAAAGCATCTGAATGTAAGCGACATTTTTAAGGGAAAAATATCTGCAATATTTTCTGATCTGGAAAATATATTTAATACGGATAACTTCCTTGAAGTCCTAGAAGTAATGGAAAAATTCAATAAATCTATGCTTTTGGATAACAGATACACTGATGATCTCGATAAATATTATGAAGCTTTAAATGAAATAGAGGCAATAGAAAAGCTGAAAATACACAGGGACTGGGATAGTTACTTTAAACCGAACGGTGCGAATTTTTTGAAAATAATACTGAAATATTTTGATTTTAAAGAAGTGACATTGAATATAAAAGAGGATTCTCAGGAGATAATGCTTGATGATTTTAAAAGCTTTAGAAATGAAGAAAAAGAAAAAATTGTACTTTTTAATATTCATGAAAAAAATCTTTATGATATAAATGAGAATTTATTTTTTCTCGGGGAAAGAGAACGTGAGCTGAACGGACTTCCCAGCACAGAAGAGCTGAAAAAATTTGAGAAATTCAGGATTTTCAGGTTTTTGAACAGTGCAAAGTTAATAGATATATACTCTTTAGAGATACAGGATCAGAATATCTTTGTCAGTTCACTAGCAGAAGAAATAAGAATAGAAAATAATCTGAAATTTAATGAGATTATGTTTAATGAGTCAAATATTGCTGATATTTTGAAAGAAATGTTTGATGAAAAAAGAATAGAATATAAGGGGAACAGAGACGATACCCTGTATAAATCAGGGCCGGACAGGGAACTGAAAATCGGGGCTTATGATTTTAGAGATTTGAAGGAATGTCATTACAGATTTTATCTGAAAAAAATGATTGGTCTGAAAGAATTCATAGAACCTCAGGAAAAAATAACATCAAAATCCTTGGGTATTCTTATACATGAGGTATTTGAAAGGATATCTGTTGCTCAGAAAGACAAGATTATAGATACAATGAAGTTTGATGTAAACAGTACAGAAGTAGAGAAAACAATAAAAGATGTAATAAAAAGCGAGTCTGAAAAGATATCAAAAAAATATGGCAATTATTATGAGGAAATAATATTCCCTATAGTAACTGAAAGTGTTACGGAATTTTTCAGGAGTTTGGAGCGAAAAATAAAGGATAAAATTATAGTTTTTGAGCCTGAATTCAAAAAGGAAAGACAGATTACGGATAATGTGAAAATAGTAGGAAAGCTCGATCTGCTTATAGAAACTGAGAAAGAACATTTTATTATAGATTTTAAATCAGGAAAAGGAAAACTGGGGCAGCTTTACTTTTACTCAAATCTGATTTATGAAAATGAAAGTGCAGAAAAGATAATTTATGATGTTTTGAATATGGATGTTATTGATAAGGATGACGGAAAAGATTTCCTGACCATGAGTGATATGAAAGATGTAATAGATGACTTTGAGAAGTCGGATAAATACAGACGGACAGACGACCCGAAGAATTGCCGTTTCTGTGAGTACAGGGAAATTTGCAGAATGAGATATGATAATACGAAATAA
- a CDS encoding FMN-dependent NADH-azoreductase — protein sequence MSKILYIKSTPKSVEDSWSLKMSEKFLENYKKFNPDDIVEELDLYNEGIQALNAEELVRMPMPEETEVKKYANQFLEYDKFIIAAPFWNFSIPSILKAYIDRLLIAGKTFKYTEKGFQSLIAGKKMMLFMGRGGIYSEEPMKSMENGIKYLNLIFKDFFGLDTDSAVLEGTNVYDTDTLNKRFDEIKPELEKKAEVF from the coding sequence ATGAGCAAGATACTGTACATAAAATCAACTCCGAAATCTGTTGAGGATTCTTGGAGCCTAAAGATGTCGGAAAAATTTTTGGAGAATTATAAAAAATTCAATCCTGATGATATAGTTGAAGAGTTAGATCTTTATAATGAGGGGATTCAGGCGCTAAATGCAGAGGAACTTGTGAGAATGCCTATGCCGGAAGAGACAGAAGTAAAAAAATATGCCAATCAGTTTTTGGAATATGATAAATTTATTATAGCTGCTCCTTTTTGGAATTTCTCAATTCCGTCAATATTAAAAGCATATATTGACAGATTGCTGATTGCAGGAAAAACTTTTAAATATACTGAAAAAGGCTTTCAGAGTCTTATAGCCGGGAAAAAGATGATGCTTTTTATGGGAAGAGGCGGAATTTATTCAGAAGAACCTATGAAATCTATGGAAAACGGAATAAAGTACCTAAATCTCATTTTTAAGGACTTTTTCGGGTTGGATACGGATTCTGCAGTTTTAGAAGGAACTAATGTATATGATACAGATACATTAAATAAAAGATTTGATGAAATAAAGCCGGAATTGGAAAAAAAGGCAGAAGTTTTTTAA
- a CDS encoding helix-turn-helix domain-containing protein, with amino-acid sequence MYEDSKTCPVETTLLLINNKWKIRIIGSLLNGTRRFNEIRRILEDISQKVLTQNLREMERNGLVNREIYPEIPLKVEYSLTKLGYSLKPILDEMVEWGIKYEKNLLDK; translated from the coding sequence ATGTATGAAGATTCAAAAACCTGTCCTGTAGAAACAACATTACTGCTTATTAATAATAAATGGAAAATAAGAATTATTGGTTCTCTGTTAAACGGAACGCGAAGATTTAACGAAATCAGAAGAATTCTTGAGGATATTTCCCAAAAAGTTTTGACTCAAAATCTACGTGAAATGGAAAGAAACGGACTAGTTAACAGAGAAATTTATCCCGAAATCCCCTTAAAAGTAGAATATTCCCTGACAAAACTGGGTTATTCTCTAAAGCCTATTTTAGACGAAATGGTGGAATGGGGAATTAAATATGAAAAAAACTTGCTGGATAAATAA
- a CDS encoding glycoside hydrolase family 1 protein, producing the protein MDNNMKKYKLPEDFILGAASSAWQTEGWGGKKIGHDTFIDLWYKATPELWHNGYGPAVATDFYNRYKEDIGLMKECGLRSYRTSIDWSRFIKDFETGEVDEDGAAFYDSVINEMIKNGIEPMICLEHYEYPAALFEKYGGWGSKHVIDLYVKYAVEAFKRYGDRVKIWFTFNEPIVLQTRTILDAQRFPFKQDTKLAMQWNYNKILATAKAVEAFRRGNYGEKAGSKIGVVLNPEMTYPRSSSAHDMKAADMFDLFYNRIFMDPAVKGEIPKELFEVLDLHNCLFDYTEEELEVIKKNTVDILGLNLYFPVRIKARNSAWNPEVPFHPSYYFDHHEIQGKRMNPHRGWEIYPKIMYDMAMRMKNEYGNVEWMISENGMGVEGEDKYKNEDGVIQDDYRIDFISEHMAWLLKAIDEGSNCKGYMLWAFTDCVSPANAFKNRYGLVEINLEDSRNRKMKKSGKWFRELSDNNYFYFRDLVPVYK; encoded by the coding sequence ATGGATAATAATATGAAAAAGTATAAGCTTCCAGAAGACTTCATTCTCGGGGCTGCTTCATCAGCCTGGCAGACTGAGGGATGGGGCGGAAAGAAAATAGGACATGATACATTTATAGATTTATGGTATAAGGCTACTCCTGAATTATGGCATAACGGTTACGGACCTGCTGTGGCAACAGACTTTTATAACAGATATAAGGAAGATATAGGACTTATGAAAGAATGCGGTCTTCGTTCATATAGAACTTCTATAGACTGGAGCCGTTTTATAAAAGACTTTGAGACAGGTGAAGTAGATGAAGACGGGGCTGCTTTTTATGACAGTGTAATAAATGAAATGATAAAAAATGGTATAGAACCTATGATTTGTCTGGAACACTATGAGTATCCCGCTGCTTTATTTGAAAAATACGGTGGATGGGGTTCCAAACATGTAATAGATCTTTATGTGAAATATGCTGTGGAAGCATTCAAAAGATACGGGGACAGGGTAAAAATCTGGTTTACATTTAACGAGCCTATAGTTTTACAGACAAGAACAATACTTGATGCACAGAGATTCCCGTTTAAACAGGATACGAAGCTGGCAATGCAGTGGAATTACAATAAAATTCTCGCTACTGCAAAAGCAGTGGAAGCTTTTAGGAGAGGAAACTACGGAGAAAAAGCGGGAAGCAAAATAGGCGTGGTTTTGAACCCGGAAATGACTTATCCGAGATCGTCATCTGCGCATGATATGAAGGCAGCTGACATGTTTGACCTGTTTTATAACAGAATTTTTATGGATCCCGCAGTAAAAGGCGAGATACCAAAGGAACTTTTTGAAGTGCTGGATCTGCATAACTGTCTCTTTGATTATACAGAAGAAGAATTGGAAGTAATAAAAAAGAATACTGTGGATATTCTGGGGCTGAATCTATATTTTCCCGTAAGAATAAAAGCTAGAAACTCTGCATGGAATCCAGAAGTGCCTTTTCATCCTTCTTATTATTTTGATCATCATGAAATACAGGGGAAAAGAATGAATCCGCACAGAGGGTGGGAGATATATCCTAAAATTATGTATGATATGGCAATGAGAATGAAAAATGAATATGGAAATGTGGAATGGATGATTTCTGAAAACGGAATGGGCGTGGAAGGCGAGGATAAATATAAAAATGAAGATGGAGTAATACAGGATGACTACAGAATAGACTTTATATCCGAGCATATGGCATGGCTTTTGAAAGCAATAGATGAAGGATCAAACTGCAAGGGATATATGCTTTGGGCATTTACAGACTGTGTATCACCGGCAAATGCTTTTAAGAACAGATATGGTCTTGTGGAAATAAATCTGGAAGATTCCAGAAACAGAAAGATGAAAAAATCAGGGAAATGGTTTAGGGAATTAAGTGATAATAATTATTTTTATTTCAGGGATCTGGTACCTGTATATAAGTAA
- a CDS encoding PTS sugar transporter subunit IIB — MVRILLVCSAGMSTSLLVTKMEKAAKEQGLETKIWAVSTDAADRNMQDADVVLIGPQIKFQLDAMKQKAAKYNLKVEAIPMVDYGMCNGPKVLKMALDMLGE; from the coding sequence ATGGTAAGAATATTACTAGTGTGTTCCGCAGGTATGTCAACAAGCCTGCTGGTTACTAAAATGGAAAAGGCAGCCAAAGAACAAGGGCTGGAAACTAAAATATGGGCTGTGTCTACTGATGCTGCTGACAGAAATATGCAGGATGCAGATGTGGTATTAATAGGGCCGCAGATAAAATTCCAGCTGGATGCCATGAAGCAGAAAGCTGCTAAATATAATTTGAAAGTAGAGGCAATACCAATGGTAGACTACGGTATGTGCAACGGGCCGAAAGTATTGAAAATGGCATTGGATATGCTCGGGGAATAG
- the celB gene encoding PTS cellobiose transporter subunit IIC: protein MNFVINFLEKYAMPVAAKIASLRYIRALRDGLAVTMPLIIVGSVFMILGNVPIPGYAEWMTATFGPDVLTKILYPVRVTFDIVAVIAVMSISYQIAKEKDMDAFSAAAISLAAYLLLIPVNTVNNVILESGEKLSLGRVWPTGNFSAGGLMVAIITAFIATEIFMFIVKKNFVIKMPESVPPAVSKSFTAIVPCLVILLLFWCIRLFFESTEYETIFAFITKFVATPLSKVGLSFGGALGTIFLYHLFWTMGIHGTRVVFGVMDSILLPAMDQNRQALEAGLPLPNIVTKQFHDNFVNGLGGCGATIGLIICIFIIARSKQMKSIGKLAIGPAIFNISEPIIFGVPIVMNPIMMIPFVLAPMAVGAITYISMALGLVNFPAGIAVPWTVPSFFSGFLATNGDWRAVILQAVNIAVSALIYWPFLKAWDLYLQKQEAEEEALHLSEHKE, encoded by the coding sequence TTGAACTTTGTAATTAATTTTTTAGAAAAGTATGCTATGCCTGTAGCAGCCAAAATAGCTTCTCTGAGATATATCAGAGCTTTGAGAGACGGTCTTGCCGTTACGATGCCGCTTATTATAGTAGGTTCTGTTTTTATGATTCTTGGAAATGTTCCTATACCAGGTTATGCTGAATGGATGACAGCAACATTTGGTCCGGATGTACTGACAAAGATACTATATCCAGTAAGAGTAACATTTGACATAGTAGCTGTAATTGCGGTAATGTCTATATCGTATCAGATAGCAAAGGAAAAGGATATGGATGCTTTTTCCGCAGCTGCAATATCACTGGCGGCATATCTGCTGTTGATACCTGTAAATACTGTCAATAATGTAATACTGGAATCAGGTGAAAAACTAAGCCTTGGAAGAGTGTGGCCGACAGGAAACTTTTCGGCGGGCGGTCTGATGGTAGCTATAATTACAGCATTTATAGCCACTGAAATCTTTATGTTTATAGTTAAGAAAAATTTTGTAATAAAGATGCCGGAATCTGTACCGCCGGCAGTGTCAAAATCTTTCACGGCAATAGTACCGTGTCTGGTTATACTTTTATTATTCTGGTGCATAAGATTATTCTTTGAAAGCACTGAATACGAAACAATCTTTGCCTTTATAACAAAATTCGTAGCAACACCGCTGTCTAAAGTAGGTCTGTCATTTGGAGGGGCATTGGGAACTATATTCCTGTATCATTTATTCTGGACAATGGGTATACACGGAACAAGGGTAGTATTCGGAGTCATGGATTCCATACTTCTTCCTGCAATGGATCAAAACCGTCAGGCTCTAGAAGCCGGGCTGCCGCTGCCGAATATTGTTACAAAGCAGTTTCATGATAACTTTGTAAACGGGCTGGGCGGATGTGGTGCTACAATTGGTCTTATAATATGTATATTTATAATAGCAAGATCAAAACAAATGAAATCAATAGGAAAACTGGCAATAGGGCCTGCGATCTTTAATATTTCCGAGCCGATTATCTTTGGTGTGCCAATAGTGATGAATCCTATAATGATGATACCATTCGTTCTGGCACCAATGGCAGTGGGTGCAATAACATATATATCAATGGCACTTGGACTTGTAAACTTTCCTGCGGGAATAGCAGTACCATGGACAGTTCCGAGTTTCTTCTCAGGGTTTCTCGCTACAAACGGCGACTGGAGAGCAGTTATTCTTCAGGCAGTAAATATAGCAGTCTCCGCACTGATATACTGGCCGTTCCTGAAAGCGTGGGATCTGTACCTGCAAAAGCAGGAAGCTGAGGAAGAAGCATTGCATTTAAGCGAACATAAGGAATAA
- the nrdG gene encoding anaerobic ribonucleoside-triphosphate reductase activating protein, with the protein MRILKIFRETISDGPGFRYSIYFSGCSHACPGCHNEDSWNPDNGDVMDSEYFKKIADEINGNKMLSGVTLSGGDPFYNAEEFLDFLVRLRKETGDIDIWCYTGYTMEQLLLDSIKKECLKYIDVVVDGRFIQELHSEELSFRGSRNQRIINVKEYIKDNKIEF; encoded by the coding sequence ATGAGAATATTAAAAATATTCAGGGAAACTATATCTGATGGTCCGGGGTTCCGGTATTCAATATATTTTTCAGGATGTTCCCATGCATGTCCGGGATGCCATAATGAAGACTCATGGAATCCGGATAACGGAGATGTCATGGACAGTGAGTATTTCAAAAAGATAGCAGACGAGATAAACGGCAATAAAATGCTGAGCGGTGTAACACTCAGCGGCGGAGATCCTTTTTATAACGCAGAAGAGTTTTTGGATTTTCTTGTAAGACTTAGAAAAGAAACAGGCGATATTGATATTTGGTGTTATACAGGGTATACAATGGAGCAGCTGCTTCTTGACAGTATCAAAAAAGAATGTTTGAAATATATTGATGTTGTCGTAGACGGACGTTTTATTCAGGAACTTCATTCAGAAGAACTGAGTTTTAGGGGAAGCAGAAATCAAAGAATAATAAACGTAAAAGAATATATAAAAGATAATAAAATAGAATTTTAG